One genomic window of Pedosphaera parvula Ellin514 includes the following:
- the recF gene encoding DNA replication/repair protein RecF (All proteins in this family for which functions are known are DNA-binding proteins that assist the filamentation of RecA onto DNA for the initiation of recombination or recombinational repair.) — MHLAHLRLRDFRNYPRLDVDFAPGFQVLLGDNAQGKTNILEAIYLMATLRSFRGVGGSQMVRHGQKGYFVGGKVVGQGDHEIKMYWSPAERKLSLDNQPIRKLADYFGAIRVVIFCTEDLQLVKGTSRARRRFVDLLLSQTHPTYLPLLQRYASALRSRNALLKQRVQDESALESFTAELVKLGNDLIRMRHELIPKLSPLARLAYRRISNDAEELRLEYQPSVKKDFAVELAQTRARERTYRSTLIGPHRDEVQLLLNDRSAAQFGSEGQKRTLAIALKMAQAEYLTGLHGSAPILLIDDIMGELDAKRRSGLLPLLERAHHTRGQVFMTCTEENWPRELGRDLHRWEVRSGTLKKSSAG, encoded by the coding sequence GTGCATCTGGCTCATCTCAGACTTCGCGACTTCCGCAATTACCCGCGGTTGGACGTGGACTTTGCCCCGGGATTCCAGGTCTTGCTCGGCGACAATGCCCAGGGCAAGACCAACATCCTGGAAGCAATCTATTTGATGGCCACCTTGCGCTCGTTCCGCGGCGTTGGTGGTTCACAGATGGTGCGGCACGGACAGAAAGGTTATTTCGTCGGCGGCAAGGTCGTGGGGCAGGGGGATCACGAAATCAAAATGTATTGGTCTCCTGCCGAGCGCAAACTTAGTCTGGATAATCAACCGATCCGCAAGCTGGCCGATTACTTCGGTGCCATTCGCGTGGTCATCTTCTGCACGGAGGATTTGCAACTGGTCAAAGGCACTTCCCGCGCTCGCCGTCGTTTTGTGGACCTCCTCCTGTCGCAAACTCATCCTACCTACCTGCCATTGCTTCAGCGCTATGCCAGTGCCCTCCGCTCCCGTAATGCCCTGCTCAAGCAACGTGTTCAGGATGAATCCGCCCTCGAGAGCTTCACTGCGGAGTTGGTGAAACTTGGCAATGACCTCATCCGCATGCGGCATGAGTTGATCCCCAAACTTTCGCCGCTCGCGAGACTGGCTTATCGGCGCATCTCCAACGATGCCGAAGAACTCCGTCTCGAATACCAGCCGAGTGTGAAGAAAGATTTCGCTGTGGAACTCGCTCAAACCCGGGCGCGCGAACGCACCTACCGGTCCACGCTCATCGGCCCGCATCGCGACGAAGTGCAACTCCTCCTCAACGACCGCTCCGCTGCCCAATTCGGCAGCGAAGGACAGAAGCGCACCCTGGCCATCGCCCTCAAAATGGCCCAGGCCGAATACCTCACCGGACTTCATGGTTCTGCCCCCATCCTCCTTATCGACGATATCATGGGCGAACTCGATGCGAAGCGTCGCAGCGGTCTGCTCCCTTTGCTCGAGCGCGCTCATCATACTCGCGGCCAAGTCTTCATGACCTGCACCGAAGAAAACTGGCCCCGCGAACTCGGCCGCGACCTCCATCGCTGGGAAGTGCGCTCCGGGACTCTTAAGAAGTCCTCAGCAGGTTGA
- the trpS gene encoding tryptophan--tRNA ligase produces MRILSGIQPSGALHLGNYFGMMRPAIELQERGEAYYFIANYHSMTSLFEAEPRRKNTLDVALDFLACGLDPKKSVFFKQSDVPEVTELAWILTTLTPMGLLERCTSYKDKLARGISPYHGLFAYPVLMAADILIYDSNIVPVGKDQKQHVEVTRDIAVKFNEQYGQTFVIPEPQIREETALIPGTDGQKMSKSYGNTIEIFGEEKATRKKIMGLVMDSRTPAEPKPDADKNTAIQLLKLVAPADVAKDFEERLRAGGLGYGDLKKALFEHYWNYFSSARAKRAELVANLDYVNAVLTDSATRARSLADKVLKRAKVASGLD; encoded by the coding sequence ATGCGAATTTTATCAGGCATACAACCGTCCGGCGCTCTGCATCTCGGAAATTATTTCGGGATGATGCGTCCGGCCATTGAATTGCAGGAAAGGGGCGAGGCCTATTATTTTATCGCCAATTACCACTCCATGACGTCGCTGTTCGAGGCCGAACCGCGGCGCAAGAATACATTGGATGTGGCGTTGGACTTTCTTGCCTGTGGATTGGATCCTAAAAAATCAGTTTTCTTTAAGCAATCCGATGTGCCGGAGGTGACGGAGCTCGCATGGATATTGACTACCCTGACCCCCATGGGACTTCTGGAACGCTGCACCAGCTATAAGGATAAGCTGGCACGTGGCATTTCCCCTTATCACGGTCTGTTTGCCTACCCAGTGCTGATGGCGGCGGACATTTTGATTTACGATTCGAACATCGTTCCAGTTGGTAAAGATCAGAAGCAGCACGTGGAAGTCACCCGGGATATCGCTGTCAAGTTCAACGAGCAATATGGTCAGACCTTTGTAATTCCTGAGCCGCAAATCCGGGAGGAAACCGCGCTGATTCCAGGAACCGATGGCCAAAAGATGAGCAAGAGCTATGGCAACACCATCGAGATTTTTGGTGAAGAAAAAGCGACGCGTAAAAAGATCATGGGTTTGGTGATGGACAGCCGCACCCCGGCCGAACCCAAACCAGATGCAGACAAAAACACGGCCATCCAGTTGTTAAAACTCGTCGCGCCTGCGGACGTGGCAAAGGATTTTGAAGAGCGACTCCGTGCCGGCGGCCTGGGCTATGGAGATCTGAAGAAGGCTTTGTTCGAACATTATTGGAACTATTTTTCCTCGGCTCGTGCCAAGCGCGCTGAGTTGGTGGCGAATCTCGATTACGTGAATGCCGTTCTCACCGATAGTGCGACACGTGCGCGCTCGCTGGCGGACAAGGTTTTGAAACGGGCGAAAGTAGCCAGTGGTCTCGACTGA
- a CDS encoding sugar phosphate isomerase/epimerase family protein — protein MKQILSLGFCLLFLALCHAEPSASTASNRPAITDSDKVGGFALGCQAYSFRENTLFEAIDKTKACGGKVIEIYTWQKLSPGTGNVEVNANLSDANIKLIREKLDAAGIKLVNAYVGNANFVKGSKDEKSPRKVFEWARKMGLRGLTGEPPEDQLDIIEKLAKEYDIQFCLHNHKKEPEKPEYKNWDPHYTLSLIKNRDHHIGACVDTGHLVRSGIKPVEALKILQGRVLFVHLKDMNEWGPKAMDQPYGTGVSDIKAILNELKRQNFNGHISIEYENTTDHLLDDIKKCVDYVRAEGPKS, from the coding sequence ATGAAACAAATCCTAAGTCTCGGCTTCTGCCTCTTGTTCTTGGCCCTCTGCCATGCTGAACCTAGCGCTTCCACAGCCTCGAATCGTCCCGCAATCACAGACAGCGACAAGGTGGGTGGCTTCGCGCTGGGTTGCCAAGCCTACAGCTTTCGTGAGAACACGTTGTTTGAGGCCATCGATAAAACCAAAGCCTGCGGCGGCAAGGTCATTGAAATTTATACCTGGCAAAAATTAAGCCCCGGCACCGGAAACGTGGAAGTAAACGCAAACCTTTCCGACGCCAACATCAAACTGATCCGCGAAAAACTCGATGCCGCCGGCATCAAGCTGGTAAACGCCTATGTGGGCAATGCCAACTTCGTCAAGGGTAGCAAGGACGAGAAGTCGCCGCGCAAAGTCTTTGAATGGGCACGCAAAATGGGGCTGCGCGGCTTGACCGGTGAGCCGCCGGAAGATCAATTGGACATCATCGAGAAGCTGGCCAAGGAATATGACATCCAGTTTTGCCTCCACAACCACAAGAAGGAACCTGAAAAACCTGAGTACAAAAACTGGGACCCGCATTACACCCTCTCACTCATCAAAAACCGTGACCATCACATTGGCGCCTGCGTCGATACCGGTCACCTTGTTCGTAGCGGCATCAAGCCGGTGGAGGCCCTGAAAATTCTCCAAGGCCGCGTGCTTTTCGTTCACCTGAAGGACATGAACGAATGGGGGCCCAAAGCCATGGACCAGCCCTACGGCACCGGCGTCTCTGACATCAAAGCGATTCTCAACGAGTTGAAGCGTCAAAACTTCAATGGCCACATCTCCATCGAATACGAAAACACCACCGACCATCTGCTGGACGACATCAAAAAGTGCGTCGATTACGTGCGGGCTGAAGGGCCTAAGTCTTGA
- a CDS encoding DUF4239 domain-containing protein gives MLDTILSRIFASQWHVIAIVSIVLLAAAELGFNFGLRLHLSNDQARKDQIGGIQGAMLGLLGLLLGFTFAMSVGRYESRRALVLQEANSIGTTYLRAAVLPDAHKTGVEDLLRRYVDVRLDFFRAGEDQGKLAAAERATAQIQRELWAHAVSAGKEAPTPITAIFFNALNDTIDLDATRMNARRTRVPGAVWLLVLAVAACGCCASGYGAGASGERGAFANVVLPLLIAVVITLIADLDRPRGGMIVISQQPMLDLKQSLQPDQP, from the coding sequence ATGCTTGACACCATCCTTAGTCGCATCTTTGCCAGTCAATGGCACGTCATTGCCATCGTCTCTATCGTGCTGCTGGCGGCGGCAGAACTCGGTTTTAACTTTGGCCTGCGGCTCCATCTGTCAAATGATCAGGCGCGCAAAGATCAGATTGGGGGGATTCAAGGCGCAATGCTGGGGCTGCTCGGTCTGTTGCTCGGTTTTACGTTCGCCATGTCGGTGGGGCGTTACGAGTCGCGGCGCGCGTTGGTGCTTCAGGAGGCAAATTCCATTGGCACCACTTACCTCCGGGCCGCAGTTCTCCCAGATGCTCACAAGACTGGCGTCGAAGACCTGCTAAGGCGCTATGTGGATGTGCGTCTCGATTTTTTCCGGGCTGGCGAGGACCAGGGCAAACTGGCCGCTGCCGAGCGGGCAACTGCGCAGATTCAACGCGAGTTATGGGCTCATGCCGTGTCAGCAGGGAAGGAAGCTCCCACTCCGATCACTGCTATCTTTTTCAACGCACTTAACGATACCATCGATCTCGATGCCACGCGCATGAATGCGCGGCGTACCCGCGTGCCAGGCGCCGTCTGGTTGCTGGTGCTGGCCGTGGCGGCCTGCGGTTGCTGCGCCAGTGGCTATGGTGCCGGGGCCAGCGGCGAACGTGGCGCTTTCGCCAATGTCGTGCTGCCATTGCTTATTGCGGTGGTCATCACGCTCATCGCTGATCTCGACCGCCCGCGCGGCGGCATGATTGTGATCAGCCAACAGCCGATGCTCGATCTCAAACAATCCTTGCAGCCAGACCAACCCTGA
- a CDS encoding prepilin-type N-terminal cleavage/methylation domain-containing protein: protein MAAGTKSDLKKSKGHIAFTLTELLVVIAIIAILAALLLPALLKGKQKATQTQCTSNLKQLSLAIHMYVGDNGDQLPGPMWQGLYYTYNNETERMLYYLAPYLSLPAPSPNVCTGQVAICPTGLLQCHEQPGQPPESLIRPVSYLLSAEVTNVITDIVTRPFGYPYSSPFYRLPPGPDEPPKKVAEIKSPSTSMAITDADQQNAFPGGLYFSLIPMNKVHGVVRNQLFFDWHVESVK, encoded by the coding sequence ATGGCAGCGGGAACAAAATCTGATTTGAAAAAGTCAAAGGGACACATTGCATTTACTCTCACCGAGTTGTTGGTAGTCATTGCCATCATCGCCATTCTTGCAGCGCTCCTCTTGCCTGCTTTGTTGAAAGGCAAACAAAAGGCGACGCAAACACAATGCACGAGCAATCTCAAACAGCTTTCTCTCGCCATTCACATGTACGTGGGCGACAACGGCGACCAACTTCCCGGCCCCATGTGGCAGGGGCTTTATTACACCTACAATAACGAGACCGAGCGCATGCTTTATTACCTTGCTCCTTATCTAAGCCTGCCTGCCCCGTCACCGAACGTCTGCACCGGCCAGGTCGCGATTTGTCCAACCGGACTGCTCCAATGCCATGAACAGCCGGGACAACCGCCTGAGTCCTTGATCCGTCCCGTTTCTTATCTACTCAGCGCCGAGGTGACCAACGTGATTACCGACATTGTCACTCGTCCCTTTGGTTACCCTTATTCCAGTCCATTTTATCGCCTGCCCCCAGGTCCCGATGAGCCACCGAAAAAAGTGGCTGAGATAAAAAGCCCTTCCACCAGCATGGCCATCACGGATGCCGACCAGCAAAACGCCTTTCCCGGCGGTCTCTACTTCAGTCTAATCCCGATGAACAAAGTGCACGGCGTTGTGCGGAACCAGCTTTTCTTTGACTGGCATGTGGAATCGGTGAAGTAA